A region of Panicum virgatum strain AP13 chromosome 8N, P.virgatum_v5, whole genome shotgun sequence DNA encodes the following proteins:
- the LOC120686513 gene encoding probable auxin efflux carrier component 1b: MITALDLYHVLTAVVPLYVAMTLAYGSVRWWRIFSPDQCSGINRFVALFAVPLLSFHFISTNNPFQMNLRFLAADTLQKLIVLALLLLAARLPFASSVLNLDWSITLFSLSTLPNTLVMGIPLLRGMYGPDSAGTLMVQVVVLQCIIWYTLMLFLFEYRAARALVIDQFPDGAAASIVSFRVDSDVVSLAKGDLEADAQVAGDGRVRVTVRKSTSSRSEAACSHSHSHSMSMQQPRVSNLSGVEIYSLQSSRNPTPRGSSFNHTEFFNIAGAAKGPAADEEKGAAGGHSPQPHAQAVKRKDLHMFVWSSSASPVSERAGGGAVHVFGAGADHGDALAKGTQAYDEYGRDDFSRTKNGSGADKGGPTLSKLGSNSTVQLYPKGDGEGRPAAMPPASVMTRLILIMVWRKLIRNPNTYSSLIGVIWSLVSYRWGIEMPAIIARSISILSDAGLGMAMFSLGLFMALQPRIIACGNKLAAFAMAVRFLMGPAVMTAASIAVGLRGVLLHIAIVQAALPQGIVPFVFAKEYNVHPDILSTAVIFGMLIALPITLVYYILLGL; the protein is encoded by the exons atGATCACGGCGCTGGACCTGTACCACGTCCTCACGGCCGTGGTGCCGCTCTACGTGGCCATGACGCTCGCCTACGGGTCCGTCCGCTGGTGGCGCATCTTCAGCCCGGACCAGTGCTCCGGCATCAACCGCTTCGTCGCGCTCTTCGCCGTCCCGCTCCTCTCCTTCCACTTCATCTCCACCAACAACCCCTTCCagatgaacctccgcttcctcgccgccgaCACGCTCCAGAAGCTCATCGTCCTCGCGCTCCTCCTCTTGGCTGCCCGCCTCCCCTTCGCGTCCTCCGTCCTCAACCTCGACTGGAGCATCacgctcttctccctctccacgcTCCCCAACACGCTCGTCATGGGCATCCCGCTGCTCCGGGGCATGTACGGCCCCGACTCCGCCGGCACGCTCATGGTCCAGGTCGTCGTCCTCCAGTGCATCATCTGGTACAcgctcatgctcttcctcttcgagtaccgcgccgcgcgcgcgctcgtcatcgaccagttccccgacggcgccgccgcctccatcgtcTCCTTCCGCGTCGACTCCGACGTCGTCTCGCTCGCCAAGGGCGACCTCGAGGCCGACGCCcaggtcgccggcgacggccgggTGCGGGTCACCGTGCGCAAGTCCACCAGCTCGCGCTCCGAGGCCGCCTGCTCCCACTCGCACTCCCACTCCATGTCCATGCAGCAGCCGCGGGTCTCCAACCTCTCCGGGGTGGAGATCTACTCGCTGCAGTCGTCGCGCAACCCCACGCCGCGCGGCTCCAGCTTCAACCACACCGAGTTCTTCAacatcgccggcgccgccaaggGGCCAGCAGCAGACGAGGAgaagggcgccgccggcggccactcGCCGCAGCCGCATGCGCAGGCGGTCAAGAGGAAGGACCTGCACATGTTCGTCTGGAGCTCCAGCGCCTCGCCGGTCTCggagcgcgccggcggcggggccgtacATGtcttcggcgccggcgccgaccatGGCgacgcccttgccaaag GAACCCAGGCCTACGATGAGTACGGCCGTGACGATTTCAGCAGGACCAAGAACGGGAGCGGCGCAGACAAGGGCGGACCGACCCTGTCCAAGCTCGGGTCCAACTCGACCGTGCAGCTCTACCccaagggcgacggcgaggggaggcctgccgccatgccgccggcgagcgtgatGACGAGGCTCATTCTGATCATGGTCTGGAGGAAGCTGATCAGGAACCCCAACACCTACTCCAGCCTCATTGGTGTCATCTGGTCCCTGGTCTCATACAG GTGGGGGATTGAAATGCCTGCAATCATCGCCCGGTCAATCTCGATCCTGTCGGACGCAGGGCTTGGGATGGCAATGTTCAGCCTAG GCTTGTTCATGGCATTGCAGCCGCGGATCATTGCCTGTGGGAACAAACTTGCTGCATTTGCGATGGCCGTCCGGTTCCTCATGGGTCCAGCAGTCATGACTGCTGCCTCCATTGCTGTTGGGCTGCGTGGAGTTCTTCTGCACATAGCCATTGTTCAG GCTGCTCTACCTCAAGGAATCGTGCCGTTTGTGTTTGCCAAGGAGTACAACGTTCATCCTGACATATTGAGCACAGC TGTGATCTTCGGAATGCTGATTGCTCTACCCATCACTCTGGTCTACTACATCCTGCTGGGGCTCTGA
- the LOC120686539 gene encoding NAC domain-containing protein 22-like — protein sequence MAPLLGAEIFSRGFRFNPTPLEAATYYLSRLVAGAPLHEAVRPVIHCYIHRADVYACEPADLARRFRPMPRTGHRFFFTSCRKGVLRAGPGFWTLQRMTVIMDGNGKGAKVSEIKKLRYEKRGAYTDWLMNEYSTTCSSEDAVVGDRQYVFCNIYVSPKAAPDSAARQESAAFLAPPSTAPAPAPVVIAQAPPPKRPAPQAAEAPCSKRTRGAVFAASQLPSEESPAADQDDELVESTERIVPTAEAEEAAAN from the exons ATGGCGCCGCTGCTGGGCGCGGAGATCTTCAGCCGCGGCTTCCGCTTCAACCCGACGCCGCTCGAGGCCGCCACCTACTACCTGTCGCGCCTCGTAGCCGGTGCGCCACTGCACGAGGCCGTCCGCCCCGTCATCCact GTTACATCCACCGCGCCGACGTCTACGCCTGCGAGCCCGCCGACCTCGCCCGCCGGTTCCGCCCCATGCCCAGGACCGGGCACCGCTTCTTCTTCACCTCCTGCAGGAAGGGCGTGCTCCGCGCCGGGCCCGGCTTCTGGACCCTGCAGCGCATGACGGTCATCATGGACGGCAACGGCAAGGGAGCCAAGGTCAGCGAGATCAAGAAGCTCCGCTACGAGAAGCGTGGCGCGTACACGGACTGGCTCATGAACGAGTACTCGACGACGTGCAGCTCCGAGGACGCCGTCGTCGGCGACAGGCAGTACGTGTTCTGCAACATCTACGTCTCCCCGAAAGCCGCCCCAGACTCGGCGGCGCGCCAAGAATCCGCTGCCTTCTTGGCGCCGCCTTCGactgcgcctgcgcctgcccCCGTCGTGATcgcgcaggcgccgccgcccaagagGCCAGCGCCGCAGGCCGCCGAGGCGCCGTGCTCCAAGAGGACGCGGGGTGCCGTCTTCGCAGCATCTCAACTGCCGTCCGAGGAGTCCCCTGCGGCGGATCAAGATGACGAGTTGGTAGAGTCCACTGAAAGGATCGTGCCGACAGCCGAAGCAGAGGAAGCGGCTGCAAACTGA
- the LOC120684362 gene encoding 5'-3' exoribonuclease 4-like isoform X2 yields MLRELRAQGKEVPPPEISEVSDRNVITPGTEFMEKLSQALQYYIRARLNTDPGWKDIMVILSDANVPGEGEHKIMSFIRAQRCMEGYDPNTRHCLYGHDADLIMLALASHEVHFSILREDVLLPNQAETEGKSNKPYLFLNIWVLREYLEIELKILDPVCEPDIERLIDDFIFICFLVGNDFIPHIPSLETHECAVDILIEVYKTTFNKMGGYIVNTDKVKEKHGSYLDISRLEIFFHELSMYEEKIFLKRYELEQDSLQKEYREMLCEASESERPELRRKLDDLLFNEDCPYDSIRLGLPGWKSRFHREYFGLETSNEIGNLQNDMAQKYLEGLCWVFQCYFTGVPSWSWYYPFYVSPFVSDLKSLSRFQISFALDKPLRPFDQLMAVSPSQRWLKLNLPYCYCCKFMGREEYYPKLQTDMNGKRFLWSGIISEERLLASTKAVDEELTMDEMRRNTTRQDKIFLHRNSNALAHINGVIIQTSYCPLQKLPIDSATSGIGGWLSPDDNAGGLSNSFFPSPMKNLLDITNDQAISATFFNPEAVNPTPRLLSNVRVPDKTVTGADISKRPLWHTYPGSRPPPPTIQRPDSIWKPSTPAAPREEHKHAGTGWMGRGRGNNAIAAAQAQQLATSTRSSSYGHGTATDTPRSSSSSYGYRKTGFHRVDTPRSRFDNDGAQPRRW; encoded by the exons ATGCTGAGGGAATTAAGAGCTCAAGGGAAGGAGGTGCCACCGCCAGAGATTTCAGAGGTTTCTGACCGCAATGTGATCACACCGGGGACTGAATTCATGGAGAAGCTATCACAAGCGCTCCAATACTACATCCGTGCCAGATTGAACACTGACCCTGGGTGGAAAGACATAATG GTCATACTCTCTGATGCAAATGTTCCCGGAGAAGGAGAGCACAAGATCATGTCTTTCATCCGTGCACAACGCTGTATGGAAGGCTATGACCCCAATACTCGACACTGCTTGTATGGGCAT GATGCAGATCTGATAATGCTTGCTTTGGCATCTCATGAGGTCCACTTCTCTATTTTGCGTGAG GATGTGCTACTCCCAAATCAGGCAGAAACAGAAGGGAAATCAAATAAACCTTATCTG TTTTTGAACATATGGGTTCTGAGAGAGTACTTGGAGATTGAATTGAAGATACTGGATCCAGTTTGCGAGCCTGACATTGAGAGGCTAATAGATGACTTCATCTTTATTTGTTTCTTGGTGGGAAATGATTTCATCCCACATATTCCATCACTTGAGACACATGAG TGTGCAGTCGATATTCTCATCGAAGTGTACAAAACAACCTTCAACAAAATGGGAGGGTATATTGTCAACACAGATAAA GTCAAAGAAAAACATGGTTCATATCTAGACATCTCAAGGttggaaatattttttcatGAACTGTCCATGTATGAAGAGAAAATTTTTCTCAAAAGATATGAGCTGGAGCAG gattccTTGCAGAAGGAATATCGTGAAATGTTGTGTGAAGCTTCAGAAAGTGAAAGACCAGAGCTGAGGCGAAAACTAGATGACCTCCTTTTCAATGAAGACTGCCCATATGACAGT ATAAGACTGGGATTACCAGGATGGAAATCCCGGTTCCACAGGGAATATTTTGGTCTCGAAACTTCCAATGAAATTGGAAACCTGCAGAACGACATG GCCCAGAAGTATTTAGAAGGACTTTGCTGGGTGTTTCAATGCTATTTTACGGGTGTACCATCATGGAGCTG GTACTACCCATTCTATGTTTCTCCATTCGTATCTGATCTCAAAAGTCTTTCTCGGTTTCAGATATCTTTCGCTTTGGACAAACCACTGCGACCATTTGATCAGCTCATGGCAGTTTCGCCTTCACAAAG GTGGCTTAAGCTTAACCTCCCATACTGTTACTGCTGCAAATTTATGGGACGTGAAGAATACTATCCGAAGTTGCAGACTGACATGAATGGGAAACGTTTCTTGTGGAGT GGTATTATCTCTGAGGAACGGCTGCTTGCGAGCACCAAAGCAGTAGACGAAGAGCTGACG ATGGATGAGATGAGAAGGAATACTACTCGGCAAGACAAGATCTTTCTGCACAGGAACTCAAACGCTCTAGCACATATTAATGGAGTTATTATACAGACATCATACTGTCCACTGCAGAAGCTTCCGATAGATTCAGCTACGAG TGGAATTGGAGGGTGGCTGTCGCCTGATGACAATGCTGGTGGCCTGAGCAACAGTTTCTTTCCCTCGCCCATGAAAAATCTGCTGGACATCACAAATGATCAGGCAAT ATCAGCCACGTTCTTCAACCCTGAGGCAGTGAATCCAACCCCAAGACTGCTTAGCAATGTCAGGGTACCTGATAAG ACTGTCACGGGAGCTGACATCTCAAAGAGGCCACTCTGGCACACGTACCCGGGCTcaaggccgccaccgcccac GATTCAGAGGCCAGATTCTATCTGGAAGCcgagcacgccggcggcgccgcgggaaGAGCACAAGCACGCCGGCACGGGGTGGATGGGGCGGGGCAGAGGGAAcaacgccattgccgccgcccagGCGCAGCAGCTCGCCACCAGCACCAGGAGCAGCAGCTACGGGCATGGCACTGCCACCGACACGCCAcggagcagtagcagcagctacGGCTATAGGAAAACCGGTTTCCATCGGGTGGACACGCCGCGAAGCAGGTTCGACAACGATGGTGCGCAGCCACGTCGTTGGTAG
- the LOC120684362 gene encoding 5'-3' exoribonuclease 4-like isoform X1, whose translation MGIPSFYKWLVTKYPSVVSSAEESPDGAIYDNLYLDMNCIIHPCFHPQDDMHADTDVCPPTTVTEVLESIFEYLDRLFRIVRPTRLLYLAVDGVVPCAKMNRVRRGRFHSALLARDEALKEEEMLRELRAQGKEVPPPEISEVSDRNVITPGTEFMEKLSQALQYYIRARLNTDPGWKDIMVILSDANVPGEGEHKIMSFIRAQRCMEGYDPNTRHCLYGHDADLIMLALASHEVHFSILREDVLLPNQAETEGKSNKPYLFLNIWVLREYLEIELKILDPVCEPDIERLIDDFIFICFLVGNDFIPHIPSLETHECAVDILIEVYKTTFNKMGGYIVNTDKVKEKHGSYLDISRLEIFFHELSMYEEKIFLKRYELEQDSLQKEYREMLCEASESERPELRRKLDDLLFNEDCPYDSIRLGLPGWKSRFHREYFGLETSNEIGNLQNDMAQKYLEGLCWVFQCYFTGVPSWSWYYPFYVSPFVSDLKSLSRFQISFALDKPLRPFDQLMAVSPSQRWLKLNLPYCYCCKFMGREEYYPKLQTDMNGKRFLWSGIISEERLLASTKAVDEELTMDEMRRNTTRQDKIFLHRNSNALAHINGVIIQTSYCPLQKLPIDSATSGIGGWLSPDDNAGGLSNSFFPSPMKNLLDITNDQAISATFFNPEAVNPTPRLLSNVRVPDKTVTGADISKRPLWHTYPGSRPPPPTIQRPDSIWKPSTPAAPREEHKHAGTGWMGRGRGNNAIAAAQAQQLATSTRSSSYGHGTATDTPRSSSSSYGYRKTGFHRVDTPRSRFDNDGAQPRRW comes from the exons ATGGGGATACCTTCTTTCTACAAGTGGCTTGTGACCAAATACCCAAGCGTCGTCTCCTCCGCAGAGGAGAGCCCTGATGGCGCCATCTATGACAACCTCTACCTCGACATGAATTGCATCATCCACCCTTGCTTCCACCCGCAAGACGATATGCATGCAGACACAGAT GTGTGTCCTCCGACGACGGTCACCGAGGTCTTGGAGTCCATTTTCGAGTACTTGGACCGCCTGTTCCGCATCGTCAGGCCGACAAGGCTCCTCTACTTGGCAGTAG ATGGCGTTGTTCCTTGCGCCAAAATGAACCGAGTGCGACGGGGACGTTTCCACTCTGCTTTGCTAGCAAGGGATGAG GCGCTTAAAGAGGAAGAGATGCTGAGGGAATTAAGAGCTCAAGGGAAGGAGGTGCCACCGCCAGAGATTTCAGAGGTTTCTGACCGCAATGTGATCACACCGGGGACTGAATTCATGGAGAAGCTATCACAAGCGCTCCAATACTACATCCGTGCCAGATTGAACACTGACCCTGGGTGGAAAGACATAATG GTCATACTCTCTGATGCAAATGTTCCCGGAGAAGGAGAGCACAAGATCATGTCTTTCATCCGTGCACAACGCTGTATGGAAGGCTATGACCCCAATACTCGACACTGCTTGTATGGGCAT GATGCAGATCTGATAATGCTTGCTTTGGCATCTCATGAGGTCCACTTCTCTATTTTGCGTGAG GATGTGCTACTCCCAAATCAGGCAGAAACAGAAGGGAAATCAAATAAACCTTATCTG TTTTTGAACATATGGGTTCTGAGAGAGTACTTGGAGATTGAATTGAAGATACTGGATCCAGTTTGCGAGCCTGACATTGAGAGGCTAATAGATGACTTCATCTTTATTTGTTTCTTGGTGGGAAATGATTTCATCCCACATATTCCATCACTTGAGACACATGAG TGTGCAGTCGATATTCTCATCGAAGTGTACAAAACAACCTTCAACAAAATGGGAGGGTATATTGTCAACACAGATAAA GTCAAAGAAAAACATGGTTCATATCTAGACATCTCAAGGttggaaatattttttcatGAACTGTCCATGTATGAAGAGAAAATTTTTCTCAAAAGATATGAGCTGGAGCAG gattccTTGCAGAAGGAATATCGTGAAATGTTGTGTGAAGCTTCAGAAAGTGAAAGACCAGAGCTGAGGCGAAAACTAGATGACCTCCTTTTCAATGAAGACTGCCCATATGACAGT ATAAGACTGGGATTACCAGGATGGAAATCCCGGTTCCACAGGGAATATTTTGGTCTCGAAACTTCCAATGAAATTGGAAACCTGCAGAACGACATG GCCCAGAAGTATTTAGAAGGACTTTGCTGGGTGTTTCAATGCTATTTTACGGGTGTACCATCATGGAGCTG GTACTACCCATTCTATGTTTCTCCATTCGTATCTGATCTCAAAAGTCTTTCTCGGTTTCAGATATCTTTCGCTTTGGACAAACCACTGCGACCATTTGATCAGCTCATGGCAGTTTCGCCTTCACAAAG GTGGCTTAAGCTTAACCTCCCATACTGTTACTGCTGCAAATTTATGGGACGTGAAGAATACTATCCGAAGTTGCAGACTGACATGAATGGGAAACGTTTCTTGTGGAGT GGTATTATCTCTGAGGAACGGCTGCTTGCGAGCACCAAAGCAGTAGACGAAGAGCTGACG ATGGATGAGATGAGAAGGAATACTACTCGGCAAGACAAGATCTTTCTGCACAGGAACTCAAACGCTCTAGCACATATTAATGGAGTTATTATACAGACATCATACTGTCCACTGCAGAAGCTTCCGATAGATTCAGCTACGAG TGGAATTGGAGGGTGGCTGTCGCCTGATGACAATGCTGGTGGCCTGAGCAACAGTTTCTTTCCCTCGCCCATGAAAAATCTGCTGGACATCACAAATGATCAGGCAAT ATCAGCCACGTTCTTCAACCCTGAGGCAGTGAATCCAACCCCAAGACTGCTTAGCAATGTCAGGGTACCTGATAAG ACTGTCACGGGAGCTGACATCTCAAAGAGGCCACTCTGGCACACGTACCCGGGCTcaaggccgccaccgcccac GATTCAGAGGCCAGATTCTATCTGGAAGCcgagcacgccggcggcgccgcgggaaGAGCACAAGCACGCCGGCACGGGGTGGATGGGGCGGGGCAGAGGGAAcaacgccattgccgccgcccagGCGCAGCAGCTCGCCACCAGCACCAGGAGCAGCAGCTACGGGCATGGCACTGCCACCGACACGCCAcggagcagtagcagcagctacGGCTATAGGAAAACCGGTTTCCATCGGGTGGACACGCCGCGAAGCAGGTTCGACAACGATGGTGCGCAGCCACGTCGTTGGTAG